gagttatcttatcggtaaaccgataaccgaaccgataatgacCGATAACTGATTAACTGATAACCGATAATCAATATCTTACCAGTTCGGTTTAATTAAGTAGAATATCTTAGTTCACGACAAATGTTTCTTTCTCTTTTGGGAGTAGAATAAGTAGCTGAAGAAACTAAAATATTGTATActatatttaataaaataataataatgaacgTAATAATAcccttaattaattaatccttTTCAATTATACATTATTTACTTGTAGTTGCCGTTGTTAAATTAACCCTAAATAAAAGTTTTATCAAGATTTAACTAGGAAAAAGTTGAGTAATGCACAAGAAATCACATTGGTGCGTTTAGGAAATCCATGCAGAGAGGAATACAGCACTACGCTAACGGAGGAATTACCATCTCCTCATCAAAGTAGGATTTTAAAATTTGGAAATACAGAGTTACCAAAACCATTACACTAATAACACCTTAACGTCTACTTACTGGAAACCCTTTCCACATGAAATAAGGATTAAGGGTTTTCTATAAATTAGCTACCATTCGTTTTTTTTCACAATAATTCATTTAGCTTAACAGAGAAAGAAGAAAGTGAGAAGAGGAATTATGGAGTGGAAAAAGATTTCCGTTCTTGGTGCGGGCTCTTACGGAAAAGTGTATTATGCAGTGAAAATTGATTCGTTTTTGTTACGTGCTTCAGTTGCTGCTGTAAAATGTGCAGATCTTTGGCGTTCAATTTCACTCCAGAGAGAAGCACATATCTTGGAAACTCTAAGAGGTAGTCCTAACGTGGTTCAATTCTTTGGAGCAGACGTGAGTATCGAGAACAATATTCCAACTTATAATCTGTTTCTTGAATATGCATGTGGTGGATCACTACACGATTTGATCAATTCGAAGAGAGGAAAGATGTCAGAAGTGGAAATAGGTTTCTATGCATATCAACTCTTAAAAGGTATTCAAGATGTTCATAAAAGAGGGTGGGTTCATTGTGATATTAAACCTGCTAACGTTCTGGTTTTCGATGCTAATGAACGTGGCATGTACAAGTTGAAGTTGGCTGACTTTGGATTATCGTTGAGAATTGGTGAAGGAATGGCATATATGACTGGAACTCCGTTGACCAATCGGGGGACTCTACTTTATGCACCACCAGAATCTTTGACGCACGGTTTTCATGCAAAAGCTTATGATATATGGTCACTAGGGTGTACTGTGGCAGAGATGATGACAGGGAATCGCGTTTGGATTTGTCGCGATACTAAAGATTTGCAATGGCAGATTATGAATGAAGATCCTGTGATTCCGAGTAATGTTTCTGTGATTGCAAGAGATTTTTTGTACAAGTGTTTTATAAATGACCCTCTAAGAAGATGGACAAGTGAACAGCTACTTCAGCATCCTTTTATTCAGCAAGCTATGTGTATTTCTAATTTGATGCCTAAAACTCAAGGGATGATAGCAAGGGTTAATCCTTTTTGTTGCAAAATTCCAAATGCAGTACATGAGAAGGACTTCATCAATTTGCTCTTTGAAAGTAATTTAAAGATACAATGAAGCAAATAAGACTGCAAAATCACTTAGATGGCTGACAATAGTGTGTATTATGGAGTATTATTTGCAGAAACCATTTTTTTTCTGGGGGTGTATTACTTGCCAAAATGAGTAATCTCCATTACGTACATTAGGAGATAGCCAGATACTCCTGGGATATGTTGTATTTGTTTCTATTAATATGGAAATCAGCAGTTATGTTCAAGTATAACACGGTGTAATAGTTCCTTTTGAACGTTTACTAGATtcaattattttctttatttcgAATAGCTAGATTTAGTTATGCTGGGTAGAAGAGTGTATTTAAAGAGATGTTCTTAGAAAAATGAGTAAATAGATTATCAATACATATTCAGCTTCATAATATACATTGTACGTATTTTCTGTTCTTTGGAGTTTCCAAACTGCGGTTTTATATTACATATTTATATGCTTCATATTAtgcttttttatcttttttttttttttttttttttttgagaaacgAAACTGTAACGTTATTGTGGCAATTAGTGACTCAATATTCGAGATTTCTTCGGGGGCGGTACTTTAATATTTCAATGAAGACCCAATATTCTGAGAAATAAAGATATGCATTTCATATAACCACTAGAACCATGACACTTGGCTGTTGGCACCAGCCCAAATAATTACTACACAAAGACTGAGAATCTGATTTCTCATGTAATCAACTCGCGAAGGCAAATTACTAGTTGAAAACATAGAGGCACAAGGCAAATTACTACTTGAAAACACATAATTTGCCACCAAGTCACAACCAATAAATTAAGTTCTCTTCAAAGCCAATAATCCTGCAAAGAAAGATGAATGAAACATAATCACATAAAGACAAATAAACGTTAAAATATTCCTTTTATGTCAACTCCTTGCAGGGATATTACTAACAGACTAGTATATACAAGGGTTAAAAGGCCGGTAAGTTACAAACTTATATGACCAGATCTAGCTTATACTGTGAGAAATTAAAGAGGGAAAAAGGAAACCACCATAAAAATTTTAGTATGGTAGCTCCATTCAGCTTTATGCaaggaagaaacaaaaaaaattgaGATGAACTAATCCAGATGAATCACGAAGCTAAGGAGTTACCATATATGCGAAGAAATCCAGGACAAAGGTGAAAGCAGGTATTAGAGATAATATCTTATTTGCCCATGACCCAAAAcgctaaggggtcgtttggtatgaggtataagaaggtataagggtggtataaaaatttaataccaccttaataccctgtttggttagcaaaccaggtataagttatcccagtgttaattttaacactgggataacttataccttatagaaggtaGGGTAATTAGCACGgatataacttataccttctccttagaaattatgcaattgtcattcttaatacaacataccaaacaatgaataaacaacaatctcaacataacttatcccaatataacttataccggtacaaatcgtattccaaccaaacgactcCTAAGAGATTAGATTAATAGAAGTTGCACTTACACTTGCAAATGTTGAGCTCCAACAGCTGAAATTGCAAGTATTTATAGTCATATTGTGAAACAGGAGGAAAGTCTTGAGCTCCAACAGCTGATGTCGCACTTGCAAAGGAGTACACTTCCAGGAGTACTGTTGCTGAAGTTCTCTAACCTGGCTTTTGCCGCCTCATTCATTACAGGCTGGTACTTCACAATATGTCAATCAGCAGGGCTAACAGAAAGATCATCTGAAGGAAAATATTGTTTAATCCTATGTTTCATGTTACCTTCTATTGCGCGCCTATTGTTATCATTTTGCTGCTGCAAAAAAGGGCCAAGAATCCCGGGCTGTTAACAGCTTTTGCCAGGAATGACATCATCTATTTCTGCTGCTGTTTATTTTCTTTCCCCTCAGAGTACAACTTCTAATTTTTTTCACTTAATTCCTTCCTGAATTTTGAGAATATAGTTTTGCGATCACAGAAATGTTGGTTTATCCATGGATATGAAAAAGCACAACTTAGGTAGAAAAAACTTTGAGGTGGAGCTACGGTTGAGTAGGGAAAAGTCGATGAATCATTGTACACAAGTATTTGAGGTGGCCAGGAATGATATACAAAATACACAGAGACCGAGCATCTAACGCGAGTTGATTCAACAAATCACTTGTCTAGCTGAAGTCTTCGTTACTGTAGTAGAGGAAAAACTGAATTTGCTTGTACCATCAGCATGCATTATTTGATTACATTTTCAATGTTGTAACTTCTTTTTGATAAAGTAATTACGATTTTATTAACATTTGGGCAAAATGATCGCACGTATACAAGAAGTATACTTAAAAGAGAGAAAATCTACACAAAGATATGGTTTTCGACAAACAGCACCCGATCTTCCATACCTATATATGCTACAGGGATATCATGGGTGCACCGGAAGAAAATAAGGAATAAGAGGCTACTCTTCAACTGTATGAGATTCGCTCTACCCCTTCAAAAGCTCTCCTATTTCTTTCTCTAAACGCATAAGTGTTAGTGGACTAACATCCAAAGCCCTGCACCTTCTCCTCCGTCTGCCAATGTTCTATGTTGTAACTTGTAACTATAAAAGTTAACACAAATGTAGTTGATCTAAGAAATTAGTAATGACAAAAGTTTAAAACATAGATAAGCAGCAGCTATAACTGATGGAGGTTATCAGTTTACCTAACATCAAGTGAGTTTCTCTTGCCGATGGTTAGTCCAGAAAGGGGAAAGAATAGCTTGCTAAAGTCATTAATTATTCACGGCTGTTTCAAGGCATTACACGCTTTGTCGTGAGAGTACCTAATTGAGGCAACAATGATGAGAAGAGCTGACACAACAGCTGAGATGAAAGTAAAAGCAGATACAACTTCCATGTGTTCTCTACTTCCACATGGTACTTCCCACACAGGATGACTATTATTTGATTCAGCACTCTGTTTGTCTAGTGAAAACAAACAGCTCGTGGCATGTTGATTTCCTTTACCGCTGCAGCGCAGAAACAAGTCAGGTGAAGCAAATTCGACTCTTGAGAATCCATGTCCTAGTGGCTGCCAAGAAAAAGCTGGGATGTTACAGTCAATAGTTGAGAAGGTTCTAAACAAAAGTACATGTACCTCCCAAAACAAAAAGTGGCCAAAATTATGGTAAAAGTATCAAATAACTTCAGGGGAGTAAAATGACTACCTTTGATGCCTGAGACGTACTTTAGAGATTCCTAcataattttgagaattttttatGTGATGTACCTGATAACGTGCATGTAGAGGGAGTTCCATGTGTATTTCCtgttcatccttttgttctgatATCAAATTGGAACCCATTTTCAGATGAACCTCAACAAGTGACCTGTTTGACCGAAATGAGGGTAACTCTAAATTTGTATCTCCAAATACAGCAGCTTCCCTAAGAACTGCAACAAAATATGGACACGGACAAGCCTCAAAATCAAGAGTTGCAGTGGTAGAAACCTACATAATCTGATAGTAATTTACCACCACGCTGCACAAGGTGTTGTAGCTCAAAAGGATCTGCAAAGACTCCAGAAGGCAGTCTTTCAACAATTATCACCTCACAAGATTTTGGAGGCCTGGAAATGGACTCCGATGGCATCTTCAATCTGAGAGATGATGACAGACACCGGTGGGAGCCTTCACCAATCAGCTTTCGATGTAAAGCAGACAGCTTTGGtgcaaatttgacattgtcttgCAGCGATACACAGGTGCTGGACAGAATGTCATGTGCAATGAAATCTTCAAACTTTGAGTCAACCAAATTGTCATGTTTGCTAAAGTAGGATTTTGCAACATATTTATCAAGATAAGGTGCATGGACCTGAAGAAGATCGGGGAAAAGTTACTAAGAACTTctaagaattaatggttgcaagaTTCAATTGAGTCTAAAAGTTTTGTTGGCAACACCATTTACAGTTTTCTGTAAATTAGTATATTACTATCACCCAAAATACATGCATTGAGAAATAACTGCACATCTTGAGCTTGTTCGGCAGCTAGGTCACTTACTTCATTTAATACTTCAGTACCGAGACATGAGCTGATCCTAGCAATTTGTACCACTGCAATGATCATCACCAAACATCGTGCCAGAAGATCATGAAGTTCCATCGCAGATCTGAACAGGTTGAGTGGCAATTAGGCATTGACTCATTAGACGCGTAGACACATAATATGTGTAATGCATTTACACTTCTGACAAACATATATAGGTAGTGGAATGTTAAACCAAATTATTATCCTACATTCTTGCATAACTAATCAGAAAGTTAGATGACCTCCTTCACATGACATTTGTACATAACTTCCCTGTTACTAACATAGATTGAGGTATGAGATGCAACTCAAAAAAATCCATTGTAGCAGGATAaaggcatgtatatatatatgatttgTCCCTCTCATGAGTATTGCTGAAAGTATGCTAAGAAGATCTTTCATGCTGTGAGTGGAGATTAGTTAGATAATGCAAGTTAGTTACATAATCAAGATGATTAGTGAATTTAGTGAAGAAGTGGGTGCACATGATCAGCAAATAAACTAGTCCGCAAATAAATAAAGAAGTAGCGGAAGAAGGTGGCCATGGAAATCTAAGGAACTTCTAATCTacatactcttcttcttcttgagaaTGCCTTACATTTTATTCAATTAGAGTAACAGCAAAATTCATTTCTCCTCCATATTGAGTTTATTTTCCCAGGAGTTGAATTCAAGCTCTATCCTGACATTAAGCCCAACTCTTGGTTCAATCTTGCCTCCATTATTAGAAAAGTTTTACCATGATTTCAAGtgaaaattccaaaattcaaggGAACATCAACCAATTTTTTATATTCTAAATAACATCAACAAATTAACCACAATAATATACAGCCTGATAAATTTAATGGATACAGAAAATAAAGGCAACATCAACATGCTCAACACGAAATttatttcttcaaaaaaaaagtaGCATTGCAATAAGAAAAGATTCAATTGTTAGCGGATATAGTGCCTTAGCGTTAAACCCATCATTACACTTAAACACCCAAAGTTAAACAGAAGCTTAATCGATCAAGTTTAAACGAGGCAATATTAGAAATAAATGAGACTAacaaagagttaaaaaaaaaattaaaaaaaaaaaacaacgaaTTTGAAAGCTCAAAATGAAGAAAACTTAGCACAAATGGCTTCTTACTAGCTAAAATCAAATAATCCGTGTTGTTTCAAGAGGAATGATCTGTTGTTTGTAGGGAGAGGGCGAGGTGGAGGAGGAGATGTTGCAGGAAATCAGATCCTATTCGAGGGGAAAGAGCAGTAGGTAGTGAACCGATATATCTTCCGGTCCAAAGTTGGACTGACCGCCGATCAAGTTTGTATTTGTTATTTATAACAATCTTGTTTAGATTATATATATGTACTAGATGGATATAGCCCGTGCATGCACGGGCCCAACATTCAcattggggcatttgcatctatacccgtttttttggtcacgttttaacttgtgcccactttgccaaaaaaattgcaagcgtacccactttttcgcgtaaatTAGCTTGCAATTtcttttgcaaagcgggcac
The Nicotiana sylvestris chromosome 11, ASM39365v2, whole genome shotgun sequence DNA segment above includes these coding regions:
- the LOC104243937 gene encoding uncharacterized protein; the encoded protein is MELHDLLARCLVMIIAVVQIARISSCLGTEVLNEVHAPYLDKYVAKSYFSKHDNLVDSKFEDFIAHDILSSTCVSLQDNVKFAPKLSALHRKLIGEGSHRCLSSSLRLKMPSESISRPPKSCEVIIVERLPSGVFADPFELQHLVQRGVLREAAVFGDTNLELPSFRSNRSLVEVHLKMGSNLISEQKDEQEIHMELPLHARYQPLGHGFSRVEFASPDLFLRCSGKGNQHATSCLFSLDKQSAESNNSHPVWEVPCGSREHMEVVSAFTFISAVVSALLIIVASIRYSHDKACNALKQP
- the LOC104230014 gene encoding mitogen-activated protein kinase kinase kinase 20-like; translated protein: MEWKKISVLGAGSYGKVYYAVKIDSFLLRASVAAVKCADLWRSISLQREAHILETLRGSPNVVQFFGADVSIENNIPTYNLFLEYACGGSLHDLINSKRGKMSEVEIGFYAYQLLKGIQDVHKRGWVHCDIKPANVLVFDANERGMYKLKLADFGLSLRIGEGMAYMTGTPLTNRGTLLYAPPESLTHGFHAKAYDIWSLGCTVAEMMTGNRVWICRDTKDLQWQIMNEDPVIPSNVSVIARDFLYKCFINDPLRRWTSEQLLQHPFIQQAMCISNLMPKTQGMIARVNPFCCKIPNAVHEKDFINLLFESNLKIQ